In a single window of the Subtercola sp. PAMC28395 genome:
- a CDS encoding rhomboid family intramembrane serine protease, whose amino-acid sequence MTYGIIAATVFVFILQLVPALGVTEALQFAGVYVQNTGYFPVEPWRMLTYAFVHNPFSISSPLSILHIAFNMYSLYIFGRVLEPMIGRWRFLVLYLLSAIGGAVAIDLLTPGTSAVIGASGAIFGLMAATFVIVRKLGGNMSQLVVLVILNLAIGFLVPGISWQAHVGGLVVGALVGMIFIETRQRRQQWLQVGLTAALFVLLIAVTVVRAFV is encoded by the coding sequence GGTGCCGGCGCTCGGCGTGACCGAAGCACTTCAATTCGCTGGTGTCTACGTGCAGAACACCGGCTATTTCCCTGTCGAGCCCTGGCGAATGCTGACGTACGCATTCGTCCACAACCCGTTCAGCATTTCGTCGCCCCTCAGCATTCTGCACATCGCCTTCAACATGTACTCGTTGTACATCTTCGGACGGGTGCTGGAGCCGATGATCGGTCGCTGGCGCTTCCTGGTGCTCTATCTGCTCTCGGCCATCGGTGGTGCGGTGGCGATTGATCTGCTGACCCCGGGCACCAGCGCAGTGATCGGGGCGTCAGGAGCGATCTTCGGTCTGATGGCCGCGACGTTTGTGATCGTCCGTAAGCTTGGCGGCAACATGTCGCAACTGGTTGTGTTGGTCATCCTGAACCTGGCCATCGGGTTCCTCGTGCCGGGGATCTCGTGGCAGGCCCATGTGGGTGGGCTGGTCGTTGGAGCCCTGGTGGGAATGATCTTCATCGAGACGCGTCAGCGCAGGCAGCAGTGGCTGCAGGTTGGTCTCACGGCCGCACTCTTCGTTCTACTCATCGCTGTGACGGTGGTCCGCGCATTCGTTTGA
- a CDS encoding cell division protein CrgA, which yields MAREKTRPAQQVAQKTSDDNAAPNPVWFKPVMFGFMLVGLAWIIVFYVSQGTLPIPDLQSWNILIGFGIAFVGFLMTTRWR from the coding sequence ATGGCACGCGAGAAGACACGACCAGCCCAGCAAGTAGCGCAGAAGACCTCTGACGACAATGCCGCGCCCAACCCGGTGTGGTTCAAGCCAGTCATGTTCGGCTTCATGTTGGTTGGGCTCGCGTGGATCATCGTCTTCTACGTCAGCCAGGGCACGCTGCCCATTCCCGATCTGCAGAGCTGGAACATCCTCATCGGATTCGGCATCGCCTTTGTGGGCTTCTTGATGACAACACGCTGGCGCTGA
- a CDS encoding class E sortase has translation MRAVVGVAGEVLITAGVLVFLFLGWQLWIQGIALNAAQSNDASGLSQQWSAPTAGPTEAVPTTSPSSGAVPGASAADAPPVMAAPAETKQFAVLYVPRFGADYKRTVAEGVDARTVLNAGGAGHYEQSQMPGAVGNFAIAAHRDGWGSPFIKINELQLGDAIYVETQDGWYTYRFRDLEYVTPEEVGVLSPVPQVTSVAATDRIITLTSCNPLYIASERIIAYGVLESFTPRNAGAPAEIAGLTGKGA, from the coding sequence GTGCGCGCAGTAGTGGGTGTGGCGGGCGAGGTGTTGATCACCGCGGGCGTGCTCGTGTTCCTCTTTCTCGGCTGGCAACTGTGGATTCAAGGAATTGCGCTGAATGCGGCACAGTCCAACGACGCATCCGGGCTCTCACAGCAGTGGAGTGCGCCGACTGCGGGCCCCACAGAGGCAGTGCCGACCACGTCACCGTCGTCTGGGGCAGTACCGGGGGCGTCAGCCGCGGACGCGCCCCCGGTGATGGCGGCCCCGGCAGAGACCAAACAGTTCGCCGTCCTGTACGTGCCGCGATTCGGGGCGGACTACAAACGGACTGTGGCTGAAGGCGTAGACGCTCGTACGGTCCTCAATGCAGGGGGTGCCGGTCACTACGAGCAGAGCCAGATGCCAGGGGCTGTGGGCAACTTCGCGATCGCAGCCCATCGGGATGGCTGGGGCAGCCCGTTCATCAAGATCAATGAACTCCAGCTCGGTGACGCCATCTATGTCGAAACTCAGGACGGCTGGTACACCTACCGATTTCGTGATCTTGAATATGTGACACCAGAGGAGGTCGGGGTGCTGTCTCCCGTGCCGCAGGTGACGTCGGTGGCGGCCACAGACCGCATCATCACTCTCACGAGTTGCAACCCGTTGTACATCGCGTCGGAGCGAATCATCGCCTACGGAGTTCTCGAGTCGTTCACGCCCCGCAACGCTGGGGCCCCGGCAGAAATCGCCGGACTCACCGGAAAGGGTGCGTGA
- a CDS encoding aminodeoxychorismate/anthranilate synthase component II, translating to MTHVLVIDNYDSFVYTLNGYLHQLGAETTVVRNDSFAPEDVATVLADYDAVLISPGPGKPSDAGVSIAVVRAALETRTPLLGVCLGHQAIAEAMGATVTNAEELMHGKTSIIVHDESSFYDGVEQNFTATRYHSLAVVDGTVPDTLVITSRTEGGVIMGLRHSIAPIYGVQFHPESVLTEGGYQMLANWLVTAGLESAKAAAEPLSPLMHSPA from the coding sequence ATGACCCATGTGCTCGTCATCGACAACTACGACAGCTTCGTCTACACGCTGAATGGCTACCTGCATCAGCTCGGGGCCGAAACCACCGTCGTACGCAATGACTCATTCGCGCCCGAAGACGTCGCGACGGTACTGGCTGACTATGACGCCGTTCTCATCTCACCGGGGCCCGGTAAACCGTCAGATGCAGGGGTCTCAATAGCGGTAGTGCGGGCGGCGCTCGAAACCCGGACACCACTTCTCGGCGTCTGCCTGGGGCACCAGGCGATCGCCGAGGCAATGGGCGCGACCGTCACGAACGCCGAAGAGCTGATGCACGGCAAGACATCGATCATCGTTCATGATGAGAGTTCGTTCTACGACGGTGTCGAGCAGAACTTCACCGCGACGCGATATCACTCACTCGCAGTCGTCGACGGAACGGTTCCCGACACACTCGTCATCACCTCACGAACAGAGGGTGGAGTGATCATGGGTCTTCGTCACAGCATCGCACCCATCTACGGCGTGCAGTTCCACCCCGAATCGGTTCTCACCGAGGGTGGGTACCAGATGCTCGCGAATTGGCTTGTGACCGCTGGCCTGGAGTCTGCCAAGGCCGCGGCTGAGCCATTGAGCCCTTTGATGCACAGCCCAGCCTGA